The following are encoded together in the Hemicordylus capensis ecotype Gifberg chromosome 4, rHemCap1.1.pri, whole genome shotgun sequence genome:
- the LOC128322171 gene encoding uncharacterized protein LOC128322171, producing MGINPSKESAVLQNHRGHKSTRQRVASPSVRPARSTRPLGEKAPWPLTGTAELSVRESLLGGEDAAAAAAAASGSWSRELRMAGADWQQRRGAPAEKGRWPFGLPGEASPFPEQRSAQEGAPAWEDPALERREGEREGAGARQAGCPWRCLSPRRHLAQGPVTVSEPAQPESRGSGAGERVSGTAGASSPQAGPPATVSSSATCRSVRSGTREVAIAASLSRRRDSLAGPRSYRHRFCRDFFFRGALQRESGSRRRRSCCTFSRLGTGGHLPREAQPPQGLKVKRLPDLSEEDLLERRSSCHFALLMGETSLQVQHTPHRGGGPGPLTTSAQRRRG from the exons ATGGGCATAAACCCCAGCAAAGAATCTGCA GTTTTACAGAACCACCGCGGCCATAAATCCACGAGGCAACGGGTGGCCTCCCCTTCTGTGAGACCGGCTCGCAGCACAAGGCCACTTGGGGAGAAAGCTCCTTGGCCCCTGACAGGCACAGCTGAGCTCTCTGTGCGCGAGAGCCTGCTGGGGGGAGaggacgccgccgccgccgccgccgccgcgtctGGCTCGTGGTCCAGAGAGCTCAGGATGGCcggcgctgactggcagcagcggcggggggcCCCGGCAGAGAAGGGTCGCTGGCCCTTCGGCCTGCCGGGCGAGGCCTCTCCCTTCCCCGAGCAGCGCAGCGCGCAGGAAGGAGCCCCTGCCTGGGAGGACCCAGCTCTGGAGaggcgggagggagagagggagggcgcTGGGGCccgccag GCGGGCTGCCCTTGGCGCTGCCTGAGCCCTCGCCGCCATCTTGCCCAGGGTCCCGTCACGGTGAGCGAGCCGGCTCAGCCCGAGAGCCGAGGGAGCGGAGCGGGAGAGAGAGTCTCAGGCACCGCTGGTGCCTCCTCACCGCAAGCGGGTCCCCCGGCGaccgtctctagctctgccacCTGCCGTTCCGTCCGGTCCGGCACCCGCGAGGTCGCCATCGCCGCTTCCCTCAGCCGGCGCAGGGATTCTCTGGCCGGACCCCGCAGCTACCGTCATCGGTTCTGCCGGGACTTCTTCTTCCGAGGGGCGCTTCAGCGGGAAAGCGGGAgtcggcggcggcggag ctgctgcacatttagTCGACTTGGTACTGGCGGCCATCTGCCCAGAGAAGCCCAGCCACCCCAGGGCTTGAAGGTGAAACGG TTGCCGGATTTGTCTGAAGAAGATCTCCTGGAGAGAAGGTCCAGCTGCCACTTCGCCCTACTCATGGGGGAAACCTCTCTGCAAGTTCAGCACACACCTCACCGAGGAGGAGGGCCGGGGCCCTTGACTACCTCAGCACAGAGGAGGCGGGGCTGA